The region AGCTCGATCCGCTCTCGCTCATCATCCAGACGGATCACGGCGCCATCCTTTTCTATGCCCGGCAGTACGAGCGCGCGGCCGCCAAGCTGCGCGCCGTGATCGCGCGCGACGCCAGCTTCCCGCGCGCCCATGGCCTGCTGCACGGCGTCTACCAGGAGCAGGGGAAGGTCGAGGAAGCCCTGGCCGCCATCGAATCCTCCGGCTGGTCGGCGGAGAACCCGTGGTACCTGGTCGGGATGGCGCGCACGCATCAGTTGCGCGGCGACCGCCGGCAGGCGCGTGTCGAGCTGGCCCGGCTGGCGGAGCTGACGGAGCGCAAGCGCCTCGACGCCGGCGCGCTGGTCTACGCCACTTCCGCCGTCGGCACCCGCGACGAAGCCTTCGCCGCCCTCGAACAGGCCTATCAACAGCACTCCAACGTGCTCACCAGCTTGAAGGTCAACCCTGTCTACGACCCGCTGCGCGGCGATGCCCGCTTCGTCCGCCTCATGCGCCGCGTCGGCCTGAACTAGCTCTTTCCACTTCCCGACGTTTTACGCTACAGTCCCCACTCACCTGTCATGATCGGCCAGACCATCGGGCACTACCGCATTACCGCCGAAGTCGGGCGCGGCGGCATGGGCGTGGTGTACGCCGCCGAGGACCTGAACCTCGGCCGGCAAGTCGCCATCAAGTTCCTCACGCCCGAGATGGGTTCCGACCCCGACACGCTCGAGCGCTTCCGCCGCGAGGCACGTGCCTGCTCCTCGCTCAATCACCCGAACATCTGCACCATCTACGACCTCGAGAAAGAGGGCGACCGCAACTTCATCGTGATGGAGCTGATGGAGGGCCAGCCGCTTTCGCACAAGCTGGTCGCGGGCTCGCTGCGCATCGGCGACGTGCTCGACCTCGGCACCCAGATCGCCGACGCGCTCGACGCCGCCCACGCCAAGGGCGTCATCCATCGCGACATCAAGCCCGCCAACATCTTCGTCACCAGGCGCGGACAGGCCAAGATCCTCGACTTCGGCCTCGCCAAGCTGCCCAAGAAGCAGCACGTCGCCGAGACCGCCGCCATCGGCGGTCCCCCGAGCGATCCCGGGCTCTCGCTCACGCAGTCGGGCACCACGGTCGGGACCATCGCGTACATGTCGCCGGAGCAGGCCTGCGGCGAAGAGCTCGACGCTCGCTCCGATCTCTTCAGCTTCGGAGCGGTGCTGTACGAGATGTCCACCGGCAAGGTGCCGTTCCCGGGCAACAGTCCGGCGATGGTGTTCAACCAGATCCTCGAGCGCCAACCGATCGCGCCCCGCCAAGTGAATCCCGACCTGCCCCAGCGGCTGGACGAGATCATCCTGCGCGCGCTCGAGAAAGACCGCGAGCTGCGCTACCAGTCGGCCGGCGAGATGCGCGCGGAGCTGCGCCGCCTGGCCCGCGATTCCAGCTCCGGCAAGATGGCCGCCGCCGCGCCCCGCTCCACCGCGCAGCAGAAGGTGCCGTCGAGCTCCGAGATCCTGATGGGCGAGGCCAAGCGGCACAAGTGGCAGATCGTCGCGGGCCTGGTCGTGGCCATCGGGATCATCGCCGCGCTCTCCATCGGCGCCTTCCAGTGGCTGGGCGCATCGCAGGTCCCGTTCGACACGCAGAACATGAAGTTGACCCGCCTGACGCAGCACGGCCACGCCGTCTACGCCGGCATCTCGCCCGACGGCAAGTACATCGCCTACGCGCGCCGCGAAGGCGATCGCAGCCTCTGGGTGAAGTCGATCACGACCGGCAGCCACATCCAGGTGGTGCCGCCGCAGCCCGGCTTCTACCAGCACGACATCTCGTTCACGCCGGACGGCGACTACGTCTACTTCGCGCGGCACACCCCCGAGAACCCGGCGGTGCTGGCCCTCTACTCCGTCCCCACGCTGGGCGGACCGATCAAGAAGATCGTCGAAGACGTCGCCAGCGGCTGCACCTTCTCGCCCGACGGCAAGCAGATCGCCTTCATCCGTGCCGATTTCGCGCACGGCAAGACGCTGCTGATGGTCGCAAGCACCGACGGCAGCAGCCAGCGCGAACTGGCGTCGCGCGGCAGCAATGAAGGGTTCCGCCAGAGCGCGCCTGCCTGGTCGCCCGACGGCAAGCTCGTCGCCTCCGCCGCCGAGCACCTCGGAAAGGATGCCGCCACCATCGTCGCCGTGTACCCGGTGCAGGGCGGCAAGGCGGTGGAGATCCCGTCGAAGTTGATGGTGGAAGGCGTGCGCTGGCTGACCGCCGGCGGCCTGCTGCTCCTGGGATCGGACCTCACCCACGGCGACCGCGTGCAGCTCTATTACCAGCCCTATCCCAAAGGCGAACTGCGCCGCTTCACCAGCGACCTGGGGAGCTACCAGAGCGTGAGCCTCGACGCTTCGGAGAAGATGATCGCCGCCGTGCAGGTGGATCGCGGTCGCAATGTTTATGTAGCGCCCGCCTCCGATCCCACCGCCATGACGCAAGTGACGCAGGATCGCGACATCGGGAACACCGTCGCCTGGCTCTCCAATGAACGCCTGATCATGGATGATCCCGACCTGAACCTCGACCTGCTGCGGCCCGATGGCTCCGACCGCGACACCCTCAAGCAGGACCTGCCTTCCGCCTTCCCGACGCGTTGCGGCGAGAACGCCGTCCTGGTGGCGCGCTTCGATCCGGCGGAGAACAGCGTCAACGTTTGGAAGGTCGACGCCGCCAGCGGCGCGACTCGCCAGCTCACTCATGGGAACCGCAACTTCCCCGGTTCCTGTTCGCCCGACGGCAAGTGGGCCTACTACTCCAACGCCGACGTCTCGCCGCAGCGCATGATGAGGATCGCGACCGACGGCGGCCAGCCCGAAGCCATCGGCCCGCCGGCTGCGTTCGCGCCCCAGGTCTCGCCCGACGGCACTCTCGTGCTGTTCCCCTACACCGAAGGCTCCGGCGGCGCGCGCGTGTTCTACTTCGCCGTGATGCGCCTCGCAGATGGCCAGATCCTGCACCGCTGGTCGATCGGCGCCGGCTTCAATGACACGCTGCAATGGCTGCCCGACGGCAAGGGCTTCCTCTACACGCGTCTGCTGGGACAGAACATCAACCTCTGGCAGCAGATGCTGGATGAGAAAGAAGCGCGCCAGGTGACGCGCCTCACGGTCGCCAACGACATGATCAGCAGCTTCGCGTTCTCCCCGGACGGCAAGCGCATCGCCATCGTCCGCGGCCCCGAAAACGTGGATGTCGTGCTGTTCACCGATTTCCGCAAGTAGCCCGACCCGGTTGTCGCCCGCTCCTCCTCGCGCGCGGGCACTAGCGACCACGGACTAGCGGCTGATACACTGAAACGTTTGCACGCACTCTTGCGACGTCATCAGTAAAGGCCGCTCATGCTGTCACCTCAGGACATTGCCATCGTCAACGGGGCGCGCACCCCGATGGGCCGCTACTGCGGCAAGCTGCGCGATTTCACCGCCATGGAGCTGGGCGCCGTCGCTTCGAAGGAAGCCATGAAGCGTGCGGGCGTCGAGCCCAAAGAGTTCGACCACGCCGTCTTCGGCAACGCGCAGCAGACCTCCGGCGACGCGCTTTACGGCGCGCGCCACGTCTCGCTCCGCGCGGGCCTGCCCGTCGAAGTCCCCGCGCTCACCGTG is a window of Terriglobales bacterium DNA encoding:
- a CDS encoding protein kinase, which translates into the protein MIGQTIGHYRITAEVGRGGMGVVYAAEDLNLGRQVAIKFLTPEMGSDPDTLERFRREARACSSLNHPNICTIYDLEKEGDRNFIVMELMEGQPLSHKLVAGSLRIGDVLDLGTQIADALDAAHAKGVIHRDIKPANIFVTRRGQAKILDFGLAKLPKKQHVAETAAIGGPPSDPGLSLTQSGTTVGTIAYMSPEQACGEELDARSDLFSFGAVLYEMSTGKVPFPGNSPAMVFNQILERQPIAPRQVNPDLPQRLDEIILRALEKDRELRYQSAGEMRAELRRLARDSSSGKMAAAAPRSTAQQKVPSSSEILMGEAKRHKWQIVAGLVVAIGIIAALSIGAFQWLGASQVPFDTQNMKLTRLTQHGHAVYAGISPDGKYIAYARREGDRSLWVKSITTGSHIQVVPPQPGFYQHDISFTPDGDYVYFARHTPENPAVLALYSVPTLGGPIKKIVEDVASGCTFSPDGKQIAFIRADFAHGKTLLMVASTDGSSQRELASRGSNEGFRQSAPAWSPDGKLVASAAEHLGKDAATIVAVYPVQGGKAVEIPSKLMVEGVRWLTAGGLLLLGSDLTHGDRVQLYYQPYPKGELRRFTSDLGSYQSVSLDASEKMIAAVQVDRGRNVYVAPASDPTAMTQVTQDRDIGNTVAWLSNERLIMDDPDLNLDLLRPDGSDRDTLKQDLPSAFPTRCGENAVLVARFDPAENSVNVWKVDAASGATRQLTHGNRNFPGSCSPDGKWAYYSNADVSPQRMMRIATDGGQPEAIGPPAAFAPQVSPDGTLVLFPYTEGSGGARVFYFAVMRLADGQILHRWSIGAGFNDTLQWLPDGKGFLYTRLLGQNINLWQQMLDEKEARQVTRLTVANDMISSFAFSPDGKRIAIVRGPENVDVVLFTDFRK